One genomic segment of Macaca fascicularis isolate 582-1 chromosome 19, T2T-MFA8v1.1 includes these proteins:
- the PRRG2 gene encoding transmembrane gamma-carboxyglutamic acid protein 2 isoform X1, which produces MFMSICVRCLENMRGHPSLLLLYMALTTCLDTSPSGETDQEVFLAPPEAQSFLSSHTRIPRANHWDLELFTPGNLERECHEEKCSWEEAREYFEDNTLTERFWENYIYNGKGGRGRVDVAGLAVGLTCGVLLIVLAGLGAFWYLHWRRRRGQQPCPQEAGLISPLSPLSPLGPPTPLPPSPPQPPGLPTYEQALAASGVHDAPPPPYTSLRRPH; this is translated from the exons ATGTTTATGAGCATCTGTGTCAG GTGTCTGGAAAATATGAGGGGCCACCCCTCTCTGCTGCTGCTATACATGGCATTAACCACCTGCCTGGACACTTCACCCAGTGGGGAGACAGACCAAG AAGTGTTCCTGGCTCCGCCAGAGGCCCagagcttcctgagtagccatACCCGGATTCCAAGAGCCAACCACTGGGACCTGGAGCTGTTCACACCAGGGAACCTGGAACGGGAGTGTCATGAAGAGAAGTGTTCCTGGGAAGAGGCCAGGGAATATTTTGAGGACAACACTCTCACG GAGCGCTTTTGGGAGAACTACATCTACAATGGCAAAGGAG GGCGTGGACGAGTGGATGTGGCAGGCCTGGCTGTGGGACTGACGTGTGGTGTCCTTCTCATTGTCCTGGCTGGCCTGGGAGCCTTTTGGTATCTGCACTGGCGACGCCGCCGAGGCCAGCAGCCCTGTCCCCAAGA GGCTGGGCTTATCAGCCCTCTGAGTCCTTTGAGCCCTCTGGGCCCACCGACACCCCTGcctccatccccaccccaacccccaggcctCCCCACCTATGAGCAGGCGCTGGCAGCCTCTGGGGTACACGACGCACCTCCACCCCCCTACACCAG CCTCAGGAGGCCTCACTGA
- the PRRG2 gene encoding transmembrane gamma-carboxyglutamic acid protein 2 isoform X2 — translation MRGHPSLLLLYMALTTCLDTSPSGETDQEVFLAPPEAQSFLSSHTRIPRANHWDLELFTPGNLERECHEEKCSWEEAREYFEDNTLTERFWENYIYNGKGGRGRVDVAGLAVGLTCGVLLIVLAGLGAFWYLHWRRRRGQQPCPQEAGLISPLSPLSPLGPPTPLPPSPPQPPGLPTYEQALAASGVHDAPPPPYTSLRRPH, via the exons ATGAGGGGCCACCCCTCTCTGCTGCTGCTATACATGGCATTAACCACCTGCCTGGACACTTCACCCAGTGGGGAGACAGACCAAG AAGTGTTCCTGGCTCCGCCAGAGGCCCagagcttcctgagtagccatACCCGGATTCCAAGAGCCAACCACTGGGACCTGGAGCTGTTCACACCAGGGAACCTGGAACGGGAGTGTCATGAAGAGAAGTGTTCCTGGGAAGAGGCCAGGGAATATTTTGAGGACAACACTCTCACG GAGCGCTTTTGGGAGAACTACATCTACAATGGCAAAGGAG GGCGTGGACGAGTGGATGTGGCAGGCCTGGCTGTGGGACTGACGTGTGGTGTCCTTCTCATTGTCCTGGCTGGCCTGGGAGCCTTTTGGTATCTGCACTGGCGACGCCGCCGAGGCCAGCAGCCCTGTCCCCAAGA GGCTGGGCTTATCAGCCCTCTGAGTCCTTTGAGCCCTCTGGGCCCACCGACACCCCTGcctccatccccaccccaacccccaggcctCCCCACCTATGAGCAGGCGCTGGCAGCCTCTGGGGTACACGACGCACCTCCACCCCCCTACACCAG CCTCAGGAGGCCTCACTGA